The genomic segment CTTACCTGCCCATCAGAAGCCATCAAAAGCCACATTGCATTCATCCCTAGCACCATTCCTAGAAAAGATTAGGGATtttcaaaattagatttttttcttttgtattttcttttttgccacacatgcAGTATAGTGTCTGGGCATTCCTGgtccggggatcgaacctacgcggcacagcagcagccagaaccacagcgcagagaatgcaggagcctcaacctgctaggccatcaaaGAACTCCCAAAATTCGTTTTTTCCCCACATCTAATCATTGTCGTCTCCCCATCATGTTTGCAGGTCTTTTACTACACCACTCAAAATTTCACAGGAGCATTCTGAGGGCACTAAAATGCTGCAATGGGGAATGCAGCCATTTAGAGGCTCACGTGGCCTTACTGAGAGACGGGAAGAGGCAAGAGCAGAAGGCATTAACAGAAACCCGCTCGGCAACTCGGCAAGCACCGCCATCAGAGCCGTTGGCATTCATCAAGTCTCAGATGTCCCTACCAACACAGGCTTCATCAGAGGCAGGGCCCCGAGCCGAGGTTTTTCCGCAGTGCGACCCAACAAATCGAATACAAATCAGGCCACGCCGGCCACCCAAGGCGCACTGCTCCACCATTCTTATCTTCTGAGCCCTGCGAAGGCCTGCGACTGGCCTAAAAGGGACTGGCGATTTTAACTGCCAAAAACTGGAGGCCTCAGACCAAGAATTTActtaaacaaagaaaacacactCACCAAGAGCCAACCCGCAGCCTCGAAAGACTGAGATGGCGCCCAGGCGCCAGTATATAAGGACTCTTTTCCGTGACGTCACGACGCATTCTCTCCGCCAGCATCCCTCTCCAGTCTTCCCCCTccctcagtctcctcctccaACCGTAGCTCCTTTCCGTCCGCTAAGCTCCCCCCTGGCCCCACCTCTTGACCAGCTCCTGCTCGCCGTTGTGGGCGTGGACAGGCCGGCCACGTGACACAGAGCGCCCGCCCTCCTACCGactgaggaggaaaagaagagaggggagggggcgcgAGGGACGGAAagcgctgggggaggggggagaggggcgGTGTAAGGGTGAGTGATTTCCTTCCGGCACGTAGCCcgctctgggggagggggtggggggtttcACTTCCGGGACGGTGTTCCGGCCCATTCCGGCCCATTTCCACCCCCGGAGGTAGGTGCTGCTCCTTAACTGGGCTCGGGCCTCGCAAGCGGGTCCTGCTGCCCTGCATTGGGGCCGGTTCGCCTGGTCTCCGCCACAGCGTACTCCTGGGGCGTTCAGCCACTTCCCTCCTACCCCGCCTCAAGGCACCGGGAGACCTTCCACCCTCTTGGCCCCGGGCCGGGCTGAGCTGCCGGACCCGCCCCCTCGGCGAGCCCCTCCCTCAGGACCCCGGGATGGGcggccccctcccccacggcAGCCCGGAcacacccagatacacacacccACCTCTGGGCAGCTCCCCGCCCGCCTACGCCTACCGCCTGGATCGGGTCCCTGGGCGCCGCCCCCTTCCCGGTCCTTTACCCTCACCTGATTGCTCGCTCCCCTGCCCCACGCACGCCTTGCTCCCCTTTTCGCTTCTGGTCCTTGGTGGCATTTCTATCTTCTGCTCGTTTCCCCTTCCCCGTCTCCTAAAGGCGACGAAAGCCACTCAAGTACCAGAGTGGCCAACCCCATGCGGTTCCCTATTCTCCCTCTTTACAGCTGTCACCCCTCCAGTGCCGACGATAGAGAAAGACCTTACTTACTCCAGGGGCTTCCTCCTCACTGGGGAATTGCCggaaagagcaaacaaaaaaggCGCTGGTGTAGGCTCCAAAATAAACATCTGAATTCATGATGGCATCGACAGAGGCTCTTATTGGATTAAAAGtttcaaaacaaaccaaaacgcTTTGGAAAAAGGTCAGATTGGCTAAAGTTGGTTCTCAGAAGCTGTGTATACACTTCCTATTTACTGATAAGTCTGTTGTAAATGCGGGGCAATACCGTGAGCTAGTCAGCATAAATTCCTGAAGTTTCAGGTCTTAGGTAACCATGTAATGTCTTCTAAATTTACGGATAAATGGAAACACGTTGAGCTCAAGTCAATGTCTTCTTTATGGGATTTATACAAACTACTCTCAACCAGTGAAGACTATTGGATGCGGTTACAGGCTTAATGgttcagctattttaaaaaatcttttaatgtaaaaatactgGCCATACATGATGAATGCTTTGTTACTTGTATTTTATTAACAGCTTTGGGGAACTAAATTTCAGAATCAGAGTGTCGTTACCACCCTGAAATCTCCAACTTTGAATTTAGATAGAGGCAGGTTTACCTACCCTTTCCTAATCCTAAATGTGACCTTCTTCAAGTTCTctgcatcttcttttcttttctttttctttttctttttttttttggctgcacccgctggcatatggaagttctcaagatGGGGAACAAACCCATGCTACCACAAAGACAACCCTGGAtcttaacatgctgcaccacagcaggaacttccaagttCTCTGCATTTTGAGTCCTGACACAGCTTGGCATTTTTCCCAACCTAGAGTTTGCCTCCCAGTCCTAAACCCAAATCCTTTTTGTTGGGGCTCTGACTTTTCAGTTTAGAAATAATGGCTTACATTCATGTGGGATattcatcactttttaaaataataaacataaccCATGTAGCATCTAGTAAAGTATTAAGAAAAGGGATGTCTCATCAGCCCATCTGTGAAtaattaacattatttaaaaagctGTCTTTctttctacaaagaaaaattgTCACTGGATTTTATATTGTGTGCAAATACCTTATGattaacacttaaaaaataagaactcaCAACTGCTCCCCTCCCCTGTTGAACTTCAGTTTTGATGTTACATAGCTTGTTAAGAAGGAAAGTATGGACATAGTTTGAATTTTTAGAAGCCTAACAATCAATTTTTGGTTTAAACGGTATCTTGTTGCGAAACCTACACTGTTAAACCTGTTGGTACTTTTCCATATTTGAACATAAGGAAAGTATCTCTTTTTACTTAGAGATTTTGAAATTTaaccaaataatattttaataggtTTGGATTAGAAAGCCTGAGTAGAgtgaaattataattattaacgAGGATATGGTTTCTTCTTTTAGCAGGGTTGAATGCCTGCCTATACCCTCAGACACGACCATGGAGAAAGGTGGGAACATACAACTGGAGATACCTGATTTCAGCAACTCAGTCCTAAGCCATCTAAACCAACTGCGCATGCAGGGACGTCTCTGTGACATCGTGGTCAATGTGCAAGGACAAGCTTTTAGGGCTCACAAAGTGGTACTGGCAGCCAGCTCCCCCTATTTCCGAGATCACATGTCCTTGAATGAGATGAGTACTGTCTCTATCTCAGTCATCAAGAACCCTACTGTTTTCGAGCAGCTCCTTTCTTTCTGTTACACGGGGCGAATATGCCTGCAACTGGCAGATATCATCAGCTACCTGACAGCTGCCAGTTTTCTGCAAATGCAGCATATTATAGACAAATGTACACAGATCCTGGAGGgcattcatttcaaaattaatGTGGCTGAGGTTGAAGCTGAATTAAGTCAAACGAGGACAAAGCATCCAGAGGGACCTCCAGAGTCTCACAGAGTTACACCAAATCTGAACCGCTCTCTTAGCCCCCGACATAATACTCCAAAGGGAAACCGGCGAGGTCAGGTTAGCACGGTGCTGGATATCAGGGAGCTCAGTCCTCCTGAGGAGTCCACCAGCCCTCAGATAATTGAGCAGAGTTCTGACGTCGAGAGCAGGGAGCCCATCCTGAGGATCAACCGAGCAGGACAGTGGTATGTGGAGACGGGAGTAGCCGACAGAGGGGCCCGGAGTGATGATGAAGTTAGAGTCCTTGGAGCAGTACACATCAAAACTGAAAATCTAGAAGAGTGGCTTGGGCCTGAGAATCAGCCTTCCGGAGAAGATGGGAGTAGTGCAGAGGAAGTCACAGCCATGGTGATTGACACCACAGGCCATGGTTCTGTAGGACAGGAAAACTACAGTTTAGGATCTTCAGGAGCCAAGGTGGCTAGACCAACAAGCAGTGAAATTGACAGgtaagttttgggtttttttgcccaTCTAATGACTGTTATGCAGACATCGCTAAAGCAGGACCTCTGTGTGATACAAAGAGCGTCTTCCTTATTAGTCAAAATAAGTTGATGTTGTGGGGACTAGAAGTGTGCCAAAAGActtgcattttggagttcccgtcgtggcacaacggttagcgaacccgactaggaaccatgaggttgcaggttcgatccctggcctaggtcagtgggttaaggatatggcgttgccatgagatgtggtgtaggttgcagacgcagctcggatcctgtgttgctgtggctcttgcgtaggccagcggctacagctccgattggacccctagcctgggaacttttgtatgccatgggtgcgaccctaaaaagaccaaaaaaaaaaaaaaaaaagacttgcattCTAATTCTGTTAAAGCAGGAAGCTCCTAGTACTGAAGTATTCACAGTGTTGTGAGAACTATGGTAAAGTTAGACACTTCCATGAATCAGAAAAGCATCCATAGTCACAGTAGGATCAGTGATTGCCAGGGCTTCCTCAGAATTTTAGAAAGAGAGTTGATTATCATCTGGGAATCTGGCAGCATTACCCTTCCTTGGTATGTTCTTACACAGATAGGTGGCTTCTgggagtttcatttttctttgtagcactgttttttttttttgcccccaccTACCAAATTCAAGGAATTATGGTACCAGCAGtgattgttctttttaaattaatgtaatcacagtaaaaacatttttggttgtttctcatttttttcagttgtcatTTGATGATCTTttctgttagaaaagaaaaaagacaaaaaaaaaaaaagatccagcattgctgtgtgctgtagtgtaggtcacagacacagctcagatcccacagcattgctgtggctatggtatagccagcagctgcagctcctattggacccttagcctaggaacttccatatggcatgggcacagccctaaaaaaagcaaaaaaataaataaaattgactgtatgggagttcctcttgtggctcagtgggttacaaaccagactagtatccaggaggatgcaggttcaatccctggctttgctctggattaaggatctggtgttgccatgagctatagcatAGGTTTCAGACtcagcatggatctggtgttattgtggctgtggcgtagccagcacctgtggctccaattcaacctctagcctggaaacttccatatgccacaggtgtggccccaaaaagcaaaaaataaattaattaaaaaaataaaattgactgtATGATTAATGATAGCTAAAAAAGCTATTGCTTTGGTTCACATCCAGTCTTGAGAGACACATGTGTCACAGAAATTCAGAGAGTATATACTGGATCCACTTCAGCTGGTCTTGATTTGAGTACTTTCCTTCTTGTGTCCTTAATAGCTAAAATATTCTTGAGCATAATACTTACTGCCTCCCTATGTTAGCCCTGTTATCTTCCCATGTTAGAACTGtatcagaaataataaatgcaaaaatttttaatctcCATGATCTATGTCAACAGTCTGAAATATATAGCAACTTATCAGGAGGCTTTGGGAAAGAAACAACTGAAAACCTAAAAGTTacatagaaaaagcaaaattatagacccagttttaaattattcctttttgGTCTCTTAGCACTTATGTAAGGGTAGAAGCTTATATTTAGTCTTAGCTTCACCAGGTCATATGGCCTAGGACTTATGTCATATTGTATTTCTTCAATTTACTAGGGCAAACTTTTCTTATTTCATGTATGATTCCATACTGACTCTGTGAAAGGATTTTTTAGAAAGCTGCTGTTTGTTCAATTTATTCCCCTTTCTAGGCCATGGGATAAAGGAGGTATACactattttttagtttcttgacGCTGCTTTTTTATTAGTCCTCTTTTTGCTCCTTTTCTGACAGATTTAGCCCCTCTGGCAGTGTTGTTCCTCTGACGGAGAGACACAGAGCCCGAAGTGAGTCTCCTGGGAGAATGGATGAGCCTAAGCAACCCAGCTCACAGGTATGTAGTTGTGGATTTAGAATTGCTACAGTCATTGAAGAACTTGCCACTGTGTGTGAACATAGTAtaatgaataagaaaagaaagatatataaaaaaaaaaaagtaaagtaaagaTGTAGGAGAGGTTCCATTGGCCCTGTTAAAGAAATACTGTATTTGAttactttctctttgttctttcttgtGAGCATGCAGGAAATACACTTTCGGTGTTGGCAGTTtgggaagtagaaaaaaataagatcgTGGAACTCTTTTCTGATTATAGGAACCAGTCTGTAGTCttgagagtaataaaaataacctcTGAAAACCACATGCAGGTAATTTAGGACCTGGGATGAagtttgattttatatatgtttggATATTAAACTGAGTAactaggagttcctttgtggcacagtgggttaaggatccagcgttgtcagtgcagcagcttggattgctgctgtagCATCGGTtggatcactggcccaggaactttccacaagctgtgggctcagccaaaacaataaaaagccTATATTACATAACTCTTCTCTTGTATAgtattatatatttgtaaataaattgcTTATACATTTTTGTGTCCTGTTTGCTTCTTAGAATGCTTATAgcttttcacttattttctttctaaaagttttGTTAGATTAAAATGTTCTAGAAAGGATAGGAATGATGTCTTCTATTCGCTTTGCTATCCTTCTTAGCAAATACTGTAAGTATGtagtttgttgttatttttgttttttctcacagGTATCTATCATTGaagattgatttttgtttttaaagatgtgaACTCACCAAGTAGAACACAATAAATTGTAAACACTGTGGACCTTTAGAAGGAAACACTGGTGGATTAAGACTGCTTAGCTGATTTTTTATCTTCTGCACTATACTGATAGtatcttgtttaatttttgtctAAATTATTGGATGCTTATTGTGTACATACAGTAGCAACAGCAGCAAGACATTATTACAGACTATATTTACTTACATATTATCATACTATTTGGTACCAGAAAGGGAATTATAACTATTATTACAAaactttttagttttaataaggtatttgagaaaatattaggagcttgaaggaaaataaattctcATATAATTAGAGCcctttttcttctcatctttcaaaTAAGATAATGATGACTGTGACTTGTGAAAATAAATACAGCAAGAAGACAGaccttacaggagttcccatcgtggctcagtggttagtgaatccaactaggaaccatgaggttgagggttcgatccctggcctcgctcagtgggttaaggatctggcattgccctgagctgtggtgtaggctgcagacgtggctcggatcccttgttgctgtggctctggcataggccagtggctacaactctgattagacccctagcctgggaatctccatatgccgcaggatcggccctagaaaagacaaaaaaaaaaaaaaaagaccaacctTACAACTAAATGGGGCCTTAAGACAGACTGacagaaatataaaacacatacagATAAGACTATATAGATTTGGGTAATGGTGTCGTGGGAATAGGAGTGCTTAAAAGCCAGTTATAGAACTCAGTATCCACTTAAGGAAAGTGTTATTCAAGAGAATTTAAGTGTGGTTTTTAAAGTAGTTGGAAAGAGATAACTTATTCCATATGTTGATGGGATAAgaattaaaaattggagttctacAATGGTGTTTACCCAACTAATAAAGCAGAAAGTACAGGTTATAAAGAAATAGGAGATAAGTTATATAGTCTGGAGTTGATATTAAGAAATAAGTTAATATATGCCTTAACATGTATAAAAGTTTGTTATGGTGAGTCTACTCAGAAACTGTTTTTCCGTACCACAGAGACCCAAAACAGGATATAGACTGACATTATAAGAACAAGTTTTGATAGGATTGAAGAGCTTCCTGATTATAAAGGAGATTTAACTGGAATAGACTACTAAGGTCATTCCTTTATTcaaaacattatatattttttttcctttttctatgacATGCAGGTTAAAACTTGGCCTAATTTTCCAAGTAATATGTAATCTTTCTAACCTAGCTTTCCTCACTGTTCATCAGTATTAACTGTCTCTCCCAAACAGTCAGACTTATCTGTGCCTCAAACCACATCAAACTTCTTTCTAGCTCTGCACCTTGAGTCTAGGATACTCACTTCTTTCCAGGTGTCTGGTCCACTAACTCCTAGTTCCATCTGTTCTAATTAGCCTAATCTTCCTTGATCTCCCCTTTTAGACCAATGTAGCATTTGCAGATGGTACCATTTAATTTTTCCTAACTCCCTCCTGACTCATGTaaattattcttttctcatttacattaatttgtccctctcctttttttctttttagggccacacctgtggcatatgaagttcccaggctaggggttgaatcagagctacagctgccggcttgtgccacagcagcttaggatccgagccatgtctgtaaccaataccacagctcatggcaacgcaggatccccaacccactgagcgaggccagggatcgaaccttcatcctcatggatactagttggattcatttctgctgtgccacaacggaagcTCTGTCTCCTTCTACATTGATATCTCCTTGAGAGCAGAATCTACATTTTCCAGTCTTCATATCAGACATGGTCTTATCAGGTACCCACTAAATGGGAGTTGTTTTACCTCTAAGAAGTTCTCAGTAACTAAGATTACTGCCCAATAAAGAGACAGCTACTCAATAAGTAATTATTTAGCTGCCTGTGAAGTCCTTAGTTTGGAAgatctttaaataaaattaatgaaccaatCAGATGATTTTTGAAGTCCTCTGATTAATAATTGAAGATTAGgacttcctggtggctcagcaggttaaggatccaggtttgtcactgctgtggctctggttaccatTGTGGTGTAGAAAATATGGAAAGCCTCCTTACATACGGAATTTTTCGTTGTATGGaataattcatttgaaaaatatttattgaacacctactacaTATCAGGCACAACAAGTTCTGGCATGTATTTAGCATGCAGATTTGTCCCTATGCTTACAGAGTTTACAATCCAGTAGAGAAGTGCTGAGTGGAAGGAGTGAAATGATCCAACTCTTAGTGACAGAATTACGAGGcagatatttttggttttgcttctcTTTAAAGTTCAAAGGAATAAAACTGCCAAAGATATATTGTTGTCTTTGACAAGGACCTAATGTTCATTTTATgctcatttatttgctttttttgtgtgggggggcaggggtacatccatagcatgtggaacttcatgggccagggatcaaactcatgccacagcagtgacccgagccactgcagtgacaaccctgtatccttaacccactgtgccacaagggcacTCCTGTTTGCTCTTTTATTGCAATACTTTTTAGGTGAAATTGATCATAATGTGTGAGTTTTCTGATTGAGGTTCATCACAGATaactaaaataactaaaatacatTTACTTTCTTGTGGACAGTACTGGCATGACATTACTTTCTTAAAGTTAGGCAGTTTTTCAAGGAcctacctactgtatagcacagggtaatcaaCTCAACACTGtataataacccatatgggaaaagaatctgaaaaagagtagatATATGTTTAtctataactgatttactttgctatacacctgaaactaacaactttgtaagtcaaatatactccaataaaatttattagacAATTTATTAGACAATTTTTTAGGGAATTGGTATCCTGAAGATTATGAATAATATTGTGAATTTTTGTAATGTTTAagaatagctaacatttactgtgCTGTATTAAGTACTTTAgtgtattaattcattcaatgCCCATAGCAAcctatgaggtagatactattattgtattcactttacagatgaagaagctgacaCACAGGGttagttaaataacttgctcaaaatCAAACACTAAGTAGGATGcagatttgaatccaggttcCAGCACCCTTAATTGCTGTAAAGTATAAGAAAAGGCATTCAAGATATCTCAAGGCACTATTACATTTGATTTCCATGGAATCCAATGGAGTTGGCAAAACATATactaactttttcattttatggatggggAAACTAAACCTATGAGAATTTATTCTGGGCTTTTTCCATGGTACCCAGGACCTTTTAGTGGGATAATTCCTCATTCTTTATGGGAgttcaggtttttgttgttgttgttggctgccccatggcatagagttcctgggccagggatcagagctgagctcTAGTTGCAACccaagccaaagctgtggcaatgcaggatcgttaacccactgtgccctgtaccaggccagggattgaacctgggtcccagcactCCTAAGATGCTAACAGATTCCAttggccacagtgggagctccttgagTTCAGTTTTGATTGAATTAGAGCAGAAAAAAGTTTTGTGAAACAAATCAGAaatcatctaggagttcctactgtgactcagcagaaatgaacccaactagtatacatgaggatgtgagtttgatccctggcttcgctcagtggtttaaggatccagcattgccgggagctgtggtgtaggtcaaagacaaagcTCCAGTCTGgccttgcagtggctgtgatgtaggctggcagctgtagctcttgattcaacctctagtctgggaacttctatatgccttgggtgcagccctaaaaagcaataaaaagaaaagaaattatctaaAACCTCACCCTTACTATTCAGTGCTTGACTTCACATACTGCTTCCCAAACCTGCCTCTGTTGCTGGAAATGCTGAAGAGCATTGTTAGCTAACATATGTGAAAGGAGACAAAACACCTttttagaaaatcagaaaaaagataTGATTAATTGCCAATTAGATTCATCTTTCTCTAGTTAATCCAGAGTCAacttttacatattatttttttctttgtattggtACTTTACCTCTGCTATGCATATGTAATTTCCTCctacatatttaaaatgcttacatatttttgcatatatatatgtaagatttttattcaaaatgtatgtgtgttatatacaaacatacacacaatgaCTTCAGAAGTTAGCAGGCTAAACAATTCAGTAATTTCTGAAtggtggtattttattatttatttatttatttttgtcttttgtcttttgagggctgcacccccggcatatggtggttcccaggctaggggtctaatcagagctgttgctgccggcctatgccagagccatagcaagttgggatccaagctgtgtctgcgacctacaccacagctcgcagcaatgccgaattattaacccactgagcaaggccagggatcaaacccacaacctcatggttcctagttggatttgtttcagctgtgccacgacaggaactccaggtgatattttatttatttatttatttatttagtctttttgccatttcttgggccactcccgcagcatatggaggttcccaggctaggggtctaatcggagctgtagccgccggcctacaccagagccacagcaatgcgggatccgagccacgtctgcaacctacaccacagctcagggcaacaccagatccttaacccactgagcaagcgcagggaccaaacctgtaacctcatggttcctagtcggattcgttaaccgctgcaccacgacaggaacttccaggtgatattttaatatagaattttgaacataaagcatttataaatctaaaatttttaaattattcattcaaaGGAATATAATGTTTCCTCTCCCACCCAGCTTTCAGATAGGTGGAAACCATGTTTGTTTCATGTATTGAGTACTTTGATTTAGATTGCTCATGTGCACATTCACAGTGAAAAAACAAGATTGATACTAAGGAATTACTGGGATTTTTTAGGTGTGATAGTGGTATTTTGACTACACTAAGAATCCTTATCTCAGAGATATGTACTACAATATTTATGTGTAAAATTATGTCTaggattttcttcaaaaaataatacaaaaagaaataggtgagggcaaagaaaaaacaaaattgttcATGGGTTGATAATTGTTGGGTTATGGGCATTCAACATACTATTGTGTCTAAAACTTAATGAGTTTTAAACCgtatcaggaagttcccattgtggctcaacagtaatgagcctgactagtatctatgaggatacgggttcgatctctggcctcgctcagtgggttaagaatctggcgttgccgtgagctgtggtatatgtcacagatgtggcttggatcctcagttactgtggctgtggtgtgggccggcagctatagctgcaatttgacccttagcctgggaactttgatacgctgcatgtgaggccctaaaaagcaaaaataaataaactgtattatttgccctttattaaaaagaaattcattcgGAAAAGGAAAGCATTATTTTGCAATAATGTAAAGgggggatttcctgttgtggtgcagtggaacaaatctaactagtatccatgagaatgtgggttgattcctggccttgctcagtgggttggggatctggcattgctgtggctttggcacaggccccagctttagctctgattcgacccctagcctgggaacttccatatgtcgttgccctaaaaagcaaaaaaaataaaaataaaaaaaaaagtaaagggttAGTTATCTAATAACAACAGCAGAGTTTTAATGCTGCTTTtataataattccttttttttaatgtcttaagtTTATTTCACAATGTAAGAAATTTAACTTAGTGGAGAGACACTTTATAAACTAAGAGAGATcagagaaataatatataaatcacagattatttacttttaatcCATTTAAGTCAATTTAAATCACTATAAATAATAAGTACATAAAATTAGATGATAATATGTCTATGGAATGTATTTCACTGGCCCCTACCTTTAGTATA from the Sus scrofa isolate TJ Tabasco breed Duroc chromosome 9, Sscrofa11.1, whole genome shotgun sequence genome contains:
- the ZBTB37 gene encoding zinc finger and BTB domain-containing protein 37, whose protein sequence is MEKGGNIQLEIPDFSNSVLSHLNQLRMQGRLCDIVVNVQGQAFRAHKVVLAASSPYFRDHMSLNEMSTVSISVIKNPTVFEQLLSFCYTGRICLQLADIISYLTAASFLQMQHIIDKCTQILEGIHFKINVAEVEAELSQTRTKHPEGPPESHRVTPNLNRSLSPRHNTPKGNRRGQVSTVLDIRELSPPEESTSPQIIEQSSDVESREPILRINRAGQWYVETGVADRGARSDDEVRVLGAVHIKTENLEEWLGPENQPSGEDGSSAEEVTAMVIDTTGHGSVGQENYSLGSSGAKVARPTSSEIDRFSPSGSVVPLTERHRARSESPGRMDEPKQPSSQVEESAMMGVSGYVEYLREQEVSERWFRYNPRLTCIYCAKSFNQKGSLDRHMRLHMGITPFVCRMCGKKYTRKDQLEYHIRKHTGNKPFHCHVCGKSFPFQAILNQHFRKNHPGCIPLEGPHSISPETTVTSRGQAEEESPSQEETVASGETAPGSVSTTGPD